In the genome of Streptomyces sp. Tu 3180, the window CCCATGCGCATGCCCGGCAAGGCCGGCAAGGCCTACCGCGCCGGCCAGAACCTCGCCCTGAAGGGCAACGACGTGGGCAAGCGCACCTGGGAGGAGTTCCTCGCCGAGCGCGTGGCCGCCTGACCGCCCCACCCGCCCTCCGCGAACTGCCGGGACCCCACCAGGGGCCCCGGCAGCAGCGTTTCACGGCACCGGCGGCACCACGCCCGGCCCCCTTCAGCGCGCCTCCAGCTCCCGCGCCAGGGAACGCTCCAGCGCGGTGAGCGGCACATCCCCGCACACCTGCTCCGGATGCCCCGGCACCGGCCCCGTCAGCGGCCCCACCGGCTCCCCGGGAGCGGCGTCCCGGAGCGCTCCGACCGTGCCACCGGGCTCCGGACCCGTATGGAACGTGCCGTACGCCACCAGACAACGGTAGATCGCACGCAGCACACGGCGCGGGCGCAGCGGATTCCACATGGCGGGTCTCCTCACAGCTCGGCGGTCACAGGCCATCCACCCCACCTTCCGGCCGAGCGGCGGAGAAACGCCGCAGATCCGCTCGAGCCCCGCCCCGCACCCCACCGGAGCACCACCCGCACCCCGCCACAGCCGCACCCGCTCCCGAACCAAGCCCCGCCCCAGGCCCGCTCGACCCCCGCCGGCCCCCGGCCCGCCCCACCCCCGGCCCCCGCCCGGAGCGCACCCGCCCCCGCCCCCGCGCAGACCCGCACCACCAGGCACGACACCCCGCCGCCGCCCGCCCGCCGCCCCGTCACCGCGGCCCGCCGCGCGCGGACCGTAACGGCGAACCGCCCTGTTCAACCGCGCCCCCGCGGCCGCAGTCGGACACCCCGGCCGCCGGTTAGATCGAAGACGCCGTGCGACGCGATCCGAGAGAGGACCCCATGACGTACATCATCCACCCCGGTGACCGGCCCGAGGGCCGCCGCGGATTCGAGATCGTGCTGTCGAGCAAGATGACCGACGGGGCGGCGTCATTGGTGGAGACGCGCCAGGGACCGGCCTGGTCCGGCCCCCCGCTGCACACGCACGCGCAGTCCACGGAGACGTACTTCGTCGTCTCCGGCAAGCTGATCGTCCAGGTCGACGACGAGGTCGTCGAACTCGGCCCGAGCGCCATGGCCCACATCACCGTCGGCACCCGGCACACCTGGGCCACCCCGCCCGGCGAGGGCGCGCACTTCTTGACCCTGCACATGCCCGGCGGCTACGAGGACTACCACCCCACCGCGCTGCAGGCCGAGAAGGACAACGGCGGCCCGCTCACCCAGGAGGACCTGTTCAAGATCGCCGCCCGGTTCGACTGGCGACCGGCCGGCGACCGGCCGATGCGCCTGACCCCCGACGGCCGCCTGGTCCCCGCCGCCCAGGCCGACGACGAGGCCGCCCGCCTGCGCGAGGAGTGGCTCAAGGCCAACGGCCGGCCGATCGAGATCCAGCCCATCCACGACGACGGCTTCTACGACAAGGCCGACACCGCCCAAGCCGGCCAGAACGCCTGAGCACAGCACAGACGCCTGAGCGCCCCCACGAAGGAGCACCCGTGAGCGACCTGAAGATCGCCGTCATCCTCGGCAGCACCCGCCCCGGCCGCAACGGCAAGGCCGTCGCCGACTGGGTCATGGACCGGGCCGGCGCCCGCACCGCCGCCGAGTACGAGCTGATCGACCTCGCCGACCACCCGCTGCCGCTCCTGGACGAGCCCGTCCCCGCGGCCCGCCGCCAGTACAGCAACGAGCACACCAAAGCCTGGGCCGCGAAGATCGCCGCCTTCGACGGATACGTCTTCGTCACCCCCGAGTACAACCACTCCGTCCCGGCCGCGCTCAAGAACGCCATCGACTACCTGCACCAGGAATGGGCCGACAAGGCCGCCGCCTTCGTCTCGTACGGCACCCTCGGCGGCGCCCGCGCCGTCGAGCACCTGCGCGCCATCGCCAGCGAACTCCGGCTGGCGCACGTCCGCCAGCAGCTGTCCTTCTCGATGTTCACCGACTTCGAGAACTGGTCCCTCTTCAAGCCCGGCGAGCAGCACGACGCCGCCGCGCCCGTCCTGTTCGACCAGCTGGAGTCCTGGGCCCGCGCCCTCAGGACCGTGCGCGCCTGAAAGGTACGGAGGCTGCGTCATGACCACCGTGGCACGGACCGGCAAGGGTGTCCGTCGTCTGGACCGGGTGATCATCAGGTTCGCGGGGGATTCCGGTGACGGGATGCAGCTCACGGGGGACCGGTTCACCTCGGAGACCGCGTCGTTCGGCAATGATCTGTCGACGTTGCCGAATTTCCCGGCGGAGATCCGGGCGCCGGCCGGGACGCTGCCGGGGGTGTCGTCGTTCCAGCTGCATTTCGCCGATCATGACATCCTGACGCCGGGGGACGCGCCGGATGTGCTGGTGGCGATGAATCCGGCGGCGCTGCGGGCGAACCTCGCCGATCTGCCGCGGGGCGCGGAGGTGATCGTCAACACGGACGAGTTCACCCGGCGGGCGCTGCAGAAGGTCGGCTACGGCACCAGTCCGCTGGAGGACGGTTCGCTGGACGGTTATCAGGTGCATCCGGTGCCGCTGACGACGCTGACGGTGGAGGCGCTGAAGGGGTTCGGGCTGTCGCGCAAGGAGGCCGAGCGCAGCAAGAACATGTTCGCGCTGGGGCTGTTGTCGTGGATGTACCACCGGCCCACGGAGGGCACGGAGCGGTTCCTGCGGTCGAAGTTCGCGAAGAAGCCGGACATCGCGGCGGCGAACGTCGCGGCGTTCCGGGCGGGGTGGAACTTCGGGGAGACGACGGAGGACTTCGCGGTCTCCTACGAGGTGGCGCCGGCGGCGGCGGCGTTCCCGCCGGGCACCTACCGCAACATCTCCGGGAACCTGGCGCTGTCCTACGGGCTGGTCGCCGCGTCCCGGCAGGCGGACCTGCCGCTGTTCCTGGGCTCGTATCCGATCACTCCGGCGTCGGACATCCTGCACGAGCTGAGCCGGCACAAGAACTTCGGGGTGCGCACCTTCCAGGCCGAGGACGAGATCGCCGGGATCGGGGCGGCGCTGGGTGCGGCGTTCGGCGGGTCGCTGGCGGTGACCACCACCTCCGGGCCGGGGGTGGCGCTGAAGAGCGAGACGATCGGGCTGGCGGTGTCGCTGGAGCTGCCGCTGCTGGTGGTGGACATCCAGCGCGGCGGGCCCTCGACGGGGCTGCCGACCAAGACGGAGCAGGCGGATCTGCTGCAGGCGATGTACGGGCGCAACGGCGAGGCGCCGGTGCCGGTCGTCGCGCCGCGCACGCCGGCGGACTGCTTCGACGCGGTGCTGGAGGCGGCGCGGATCGCGCTGGTCTACCGCACCCCGGTCTTCCTGCTCTCCGACGGGTATCTGGCCAACGGCAGCGAGCCGTGGCGGATCCCGGACCTGCAGGAGCTGCCGGACCTGCGGGTGCGGTTCGCGCAGGGCCCCAACCACACCCGGGAGGACGGCGGTGAGGTGTTCTGGCCCTACAA includes:
- a CDS encoding DUF6059 family protein, coding for MWNPLRPRRVLRAIYRCLVAYGTFHTGPEPGGTVGALRDAAPGEPVGPLTGPVPGHPEQVCGDVPLTALERSLARELEAR
- a CDS encoding cupin domain-containing protein, whose amino-acid sequence is MTYIIHPGDRPEGRRGFEIVLSSKMTDGAASLVETRQGPAWSGPPLHTHAQSTETYFVVSGKLIVQVDDEVVELGPSAMAHITVGTRHTWATPPGEGAHFLTLHMPGGYEDYHPTALQAEKDNGGPLTQEDLFKIAARFDWRPAGDRPMRLTPDGRLVPAAQADDEAARLREEWLKANGRPIEIQPIHDDGFYDKADTAQAGQNA
- a CDS encoding NAD(P)H-dependent oxidoreductase, coding for MSDLKIAVILGSTRPGRNGKAVADWVMDRAGARTAAEYELIDLADHPLPLLDEPVPAARRQYSNEHTKAWAAKIAAFDGYVFVTPEYNHSVPAALKNAIDYLHQEWADKAAAFVSYGTLGGARAVEHLRAIASELRLAHVRQQLSFSMFTDFENWSLFKPGEQHDAAAPVLFDQLESWARALRTVRA
- a CDS encoding 2-oxoacid:acceptor oxidoreductase subunit alpha, which gives rise to MTTVARTGKGVRRLDRVIIRFAGDSGDGMQLTGDRFTSETASFGNDLSTLPNFPAEIRAPAGTLPGVSSFQLHFADHDILTPGDAPDVLVAMNPAALRANLADLPRGAEVIVNTDEFTRRALQKVGYGTSPLEDGSLDGYQVHPVPLTTLTVEALKGFGLSRKEAERSKNMFALGLLSWMYHRPTEGTERFLRSKFAKKPDIAAANVAAFRAGWNFGETTEDFAVSYEVAPAAAAFPPGTYRNISGNLALSYGLVAASRQADLPLFLGSYPITPASDILHELSRHKNFGVRTFQAEDEIAGIGAALGAAFGGSLAVTTTSGPGVALKSETIGLAVSLELPLLVVDIQRGGPSTGLPTKTEQADLLQAMYGRNGEAPVPVVAPRTPADCFDAVLEAARIALVYRTPVFLLSDGYLANGSEPWRIPDLQELPDLRVRFAQGPNHTREDGGEVFWPYKRDPRTLARPWAIPGTPGLEHRIGGIEKQDGTGNISYDPANHDFMVRTRQAKVDNITVPDVEVDDPDGAARTLVLGWGSTYGPITAAVRRLRGQGGRIAQAHLRHLNPFPANLGRVLEKYDKVVVPEMNLGQLATLIRAKYLVDATSYTQVNGMPFKAGQLARAWQEMLHEH